TGCTCTGGGATGAATATTGGCTCTCTGACCCACGGGAAAGACCCTGTGACCGGGATTGGCTGCCATACTCTGACATATCTAATGGAGTTTTCAACAGCCCTGAAGTGGGTGTTGAAGAGGGTGGGTAACTAGGTCCTCGAAGAAATGAAGTACTCTGTGTTCTCATGCGATCATCCAAGGACTGAAATTCACTCAGATAACTCTGTGATCGGGGGTGACCACTATCTGCTGATGGAGCAGATGTTTGCCATGCAGACTGTACTGGACCTGTAGCTGACCAAGGACGAGGTCTATCACTGTCTGATCGTGTATCCTGCCCTCGGATGTCTGGAACATCACTCTCTGATCCCCTTATACCATAACTCTGGTTATACTGGCTTCTGTTGTCTGCTCCCTGGTTATATTGGCTTCTATTCTCTGCTCCTTGGTTATACTGGTTTCTATTCTCTGTTCCCTGGTTATATTGGCTTCTATTCTCTGTAACCTGGTTATATTGGCTTCTATTGTCTGTCCCTTGGTTATGAAGACTTCTACTGTCTGCTCCCTGACTATATTGGCTTCTATTTTCTGTTCCCTGCTTATACTGACTTCTACTGTCTGCTCCCTGGTTATATTGGCTTCTGTCTACTCCCTGGTTATATTGGCTTCTGTTGTCTGCTCCTTGGTTATACTGGCTTCTACTGTCTGCTCCCCGAACATCTGAGCCATACCTTTCCTGACCTCGCACACCCATATTTCGCATATCTTGATCTCTAacctctggtcctcttctctCTGGGTGAAGCAGCTCTGAAAGTCCCACCCCTGGTCGGCCTTTTCCTGCCTGTTAAAGAAAATCAACCATAACTTCAGAATATGGCCAAAAGAATATTAAAAATATCTAACCAAAACACttaaaacaaagaaaatttaATAAAATACTCACTGACTTCAGTTCACTTTAGTCTTATACATATAAGAATGCTATTTAACTGTTAATCACATCTACACTCAACTTGATATAGTATCTATCTATAATTCTCCTGGTACCATTTCCTTAACAAAAGTCCTGGCATTACCCAAATCCTTTCTAAAGCTGTGCTGTAAATTCCTGTAGAGTGAAAaggtctttgatgagattgtactgtcagtgatacagccttgctagtACTCAAACTTTACATTTAACTTCTCTTTCTTCACTAACTATACCCTGGGTCTTCCATCTGGGCATACTCAATCCATCACATAGatgtcactcttttttttccttgtttaaaAAATTCTATACTCACAAAAACACTACATCAAAACAGCCTACATAGTCACATGTAAATATTCCTTTTTAATTCATTATTAAAAATGTGCATGCCAATACTGAATAAGTAATTTCTCACCGGTTCTCTGTGATATTCATCCCTATGATTAACAGGAGGATTGTTGCTGTGGGCATTCTTCCTAGATACATCAGCATTCTTCCTAGACATCTCGGTTTGAAGTTCTTGCATCTTGGTCTTTAGCCCTTCCAACTCAGTTtctaattttcctttttcttcctgaGTCTTTTTCAGAGTGGCATTAGCCTTAGTTAAAGAATCCCGAACTTGGATGAGTTCTTTTCCTGAAGTCTCAAGTTTCCTTTCTAACTCTGCATTGTTAGCTTTTTGTTTAGCTTCCAAAGCTTTGCGTATCTCACCATTTTCAACCTCCAACCTGCGAAGAGCTTCTTGAGCTTTCCTACAATCTTGTGTCAAGTTGTTGTTTGCCACAGTGAGCTTTTCTAAATCAGCTTTATGTGCTAAATTAGTTTCATTTGCAGCTGTTCTAAGTTTTGTGTTTTCATGTCGAAAACCTTCATTTTCTTGCATTATAGTATTGAGTTCTTCTCTGAGGTCAGAAATTTTTTGTTCTAAATTCCTCCTCATGTCTAAATTATCATTTCTCAAATGATAAATTTCTTGCATCATCCTTTCTGTTTCTGTTGAATTAAAATCCAATCTATCTCGATCATAGTCCACTCTGTCATCCCATCTCCTCTGAGTGTCACCATAGTCATCTCTTGATGAAAATGCTCTCTCCTCGGAAAAGTATCTTGGTCTTTTGGCCTCTGGTTCATAATCAGTACGTGACAAGAGTGTGGTACGCAAGTCATCAGCTGCCAGCAGGTCATCACGATAATCAACTGGTGGTGTGCTATAATTTGGAGGCTCATGGTAATTACTCAAAGAACTATAGATGGGCCTAAACGAAGGGGATCGACGTCTTTCTGGGGGACCCAAAACAATCTCAAATTCATCTTGCAAAGCATGAAAAACTTCATCTTCGTATTCACGCTGACTCAGGTGTCGGAAACGGCAATTTTGCATATTGCAAATTCCTTTCAAGAATTCCTAGAAAGAGAAATACACAAAATATAAAAACCAGTTAAATTGTTTGAAAACTGACAGGCAGCATGAGTAAAAGACTGATTTAGAACTGAGGGCTTCAGGAATGAACAAAGAGGGAAGTGTATGATCAACACATGCAAGAAAAAACATACTTGATCTACTTGGGATGAATCTCCACCACAAAATCTTTACAAGAAAAACAGGAATCATAGCATGCTTCATTAACATCTAATGAAATCAATCTATATTATGTATACAAAATCAAATTCTGGGATAAACTTGTGATAGTGGTGTGATTTGGCTATATCTTTAAGGATAAATAAAATAAGTAACCTTGTttcattaaaataaaaaaaatgagatacaAATCCATAAAAACTATGATTGGAATACATGTACACATGGACTATAATGTACAACTGTTAAACATATAATACTATTTATTAAGAATACTTTAATAGCACATTATGATCAGCATTAATTACCATTCAAAAGAGACATGTTGATAAAATAGTAGTTTCATTAAAAAGTATTTAATTCATAATATGCAGACAATTATTAGCATCAAAATATGCCATTCAGCTATTTACAATAAAATAAAAGAATTCATGAAAATTAAATTTAGTCAAACATGGCCTTGAGGACTAATAAATAACACGTGTTTAATTCCTGCTTAACCCTCATCTGAATTAGGGGGTTCTAGTCAGATCCCTAACTTGTTGAATTTAATGAAATATAATGCTTAACATATTTCACAGACGAGTATTCAAGACCTTGTTCTTTTGTGATCAGAATAATCATAAATGCCAGAAAGGGACTTTAAGGGCTACCTATCTACGTATATATGATACACAAATGTCGCCCAGATTTGTGCCATGGGGACTGAGGAATCATGCGATTCTCAGTTCCACAAATTTCAGTTTAATGGTTTCCAGAGGCCCCAAGAATACACTAAATGCTGTCCTAATATTTATCTGAACCAATAACATGAAATCTTAAACGTAAAATATCAATATATTGTTAGGATAAACTAATTCAAATTTACACATTAAGAAATATAACGAAAAATTGGGTGTCAGAGTTGGAATTGCCATTTGTCCCACAAACATTTGTGATTAACTTTGCTTGAAGACAGTCAACTTATAATtggtgaatgatatggtaaactacTTTTCGTAAATTTTTTAAACGCAATTCACTAATGGATGAATTACTAATTATCTTCATattcagagagacagagaagaaaatAACTGTCAGAGATGGAAGTATTTACCCACCGACTGTTAATGTGCCATGTGCTACACACGGCTTTTGACAGTTGACAATGTGTATTCTGTATATGGTCTaagggtaaaaggaaaaaaaaaaaaaaagtgttaagcAAGCAAAAAGTGAGTCAGAAAGTAACTACTTCATGTTTCCACATCCTAACCCATACTTTCAACAAACTGACAGGTTGGTATCCATCAAAATGTCACTGAGGAGGGACCAGTTACAGTATGCTGTCACTCAAACA
The sequence above is a segment of the Panulirus ornatus isolate Po-2019 chromosome 12, ASM3632096v1, whole genome shotgun sequence genome. Coding sequences within it:
- the LOC139752104 gene encoding uncharacterized protein, which codes for MATKLSPKGGEQKKVPITAPEAKPEKDPIKVEKNVKKDDKTVSKGGKEPLKDVKDVKKTGKDVKKVDPAQNRDHGRDRQNDQHRGRDRARHGHDDKSGHREHEKEVCRNFLNNRCDRGALCKFYHPRSPSRSHLGPDDSSRKRSPVRAPGGDDSGGRVVCRDFLRNMCRRGDECRFYHPQPEPGSKKQRSSWLTFCHDFQNGHCTRSDCRFFHITKEDEELYRSTGEIAPQVVDQAVRKALVLDVALTGTRPTCKEFLKGICNMQNCRFRHLSQREYEDEVFHALQDEFEIVLGPPERRRSPSFRPIYSSLSNYHEPPNYSTPPVDYRDDLLAADDLRTTLLSRTDYEPEAKRPRYFSEERAFSSRDDYGDTQRRWDDRVDYDRDRLDFNSTETERMMQEIYHLRNDNLDMRRNLEQKISDLREELNTIMQENEGFRHENTKLRTAANETNLAHKADLEKLTVANNNLTQDCRKAQEALRRLEVENGEIRKALEAKQKANNAELERKLETSGKELIQVRDSLTKANATLKKTQEEKGKLETELEGLKTKMQELQTEMSRKNADVSRKNAHSNNPPVNHRDEYHREPAGKGRPGVGLSELLHPERRGPEVRDQDMRNMGVRGQERYGSDVRGADSRSQYNQGADNRSQYNQGVDRSQYNQGADSRSQYKQGTENRSQYSQGADSRSLHNQGTDNRSQYNQVTENRSQYNQGTENRNQYNQGAENRSQYNQGADNRSQYNQSYGIRGSESDVPDIRGQDTRSDSDRPRPWSATGPVQSAWQTSAPSADSGHPRSQSYLSEFQSLDDRMRTQSTSFLRGPSYPPSSTPTSGLLKTPLDMSEYGSQSRSQGLSRGSESQYSSQSISRFEDRDYSLSGYASDTRNQYGNPSRPLNSSVQWQKGGGNDGEGERGRGMSQPWSRRGKPMSNY